A portion of the Streptomyces coeruleoprunus genome contains these proteins:
- the afsQ1 gene encoding two-component system response regulator AfsQ1 — protein MPFLLLIEDDDAIRTALELSLSRQGHRVATAASGEEGLKLLREQRPDLIVLDVMLPGIDGFEVCRRIRRTDQLPIILLTARSDDIDVVVGLESGADDYVVKPVQGRVLDARIRAVLRRGEREATDSATFGSLVIDRAAMTVTKNGQDLQLTPTELRLLLELSRRPGQALSRQQLLRLVWEHDYLGDSRLVDACVQRLRAKVEDVPSSPTLIRTVRGVGYRLDAPS, from the coding sequence GTGCCTTTCCTGTTGCTGATCGAGGACGACGACGCCATCCGCACGGCCCTCGAACTCTCCCTGTCCCGCCAGGGCCACCGTGTGGCCACCGCGGCGTCGGGTGAGGAGGGCCTCAAACTGCTGCGCGAGCAGCGGCCCGACCTGATCGTCCTGGACGTGATGCTGCCCGGCATCGACGGCTTCGAGGTGTGCCGGCGGATCCGGCGCACCGACCAGCTGCCGATCATCCTGCTGACCGCGCGCAGCGACGACATCGACGTGGTGGTGGGCCTGGAGTCCGGCGCGGACGACTATGTCGTCAAGCCGGTGCAGGGCCGGGTGCTGGACGCCCGGATCCGGGCGGTGCTGCGGCGTGGCGAGCGTGAGGCCACGGACTCGGCGACGTTCGGCTCGCTGGTCATCGACCGCGCGGCGATGACGGTGACGAAGAACGGGCAGGACCTGCAGCTCACGCCGACCGAGCTGCGCCTGCTGCTGGAGCTGAGCCGCCGGCCGGGCCAGGCGCTGTCGCGGCAGCAGCTGCTGCGGCTGGTGTGGGAGCACGACTACCTGGGCGACTCGCGCCTGGTGGACGCGTGCGTGCAGCGGCTGCGGGCGAAGGTGGAGGACGTGCCGTCCTCGCCGACGCTGATCCGTACGGTGCGCGGTGTCGGATACCGGCTGGACGCCCCGTCCTGA
- a CDS encoding ATP-binding protein: MRWTSLRVRLIVVFALVALTAAVSASGIAYWLNREAVLKRTQDAALGDFRQEMQQRAAALPLRPTEEELRRAAEQMAGGSAGYSVLLLGERDAGKPIIGASDPDRFTLDDVPQALRVAVDEKQELTSGNAYPYHVFWLRTTRSGTPYLVGGTRITGGGPTGYMMKSLEPERQDLNSLGWSLGVATLLALLGSALLAQLAATTVLKPVHRLGEAARRLGEGELDTRLRVSGTDELAELSRTFNAAAESLQKKVADMSAREESSRRFVADMSHELRTPMTALTAVPEVLEEEQDGLDPMIAPAVSLVISETRRLNTLVENLMEVTRFDAGTAKLVLDDVDVADQVTACIDARAWLDAVDLDAERGIVARLDPRRLDVILANLIGNALKHGGSPVRVSVRTTGDELVIEVRDHGPGIPQDVLPHVFDRFYKASASRPRSEGSGLGLSIAMENALIHGGGITAANSPDGDGAVFTLRLPMDGSGVAPEGDPDAGTGAERNGQGDEGQAE; this comes from the coding sequence ATGCGGTGGACGAGTCTGAGGGTGCGCCTCATCGTCGTCTTCGCGCTGGTCGCGCTCACCGCCGCCGTGTCCGCCTCCGGGATCGCCTACTGGCTGAACCGCGAGGCGGTGCTGAAGCGTACGCAGGACGCGGCGCTGGGCGACTTCCGGCAGGAGATGCAGCAGCGGGCGGCGGCTCTGCCGCTGCGCCCGACCGAGGAGGAACTGCGGCGCGCCGCCGAGCAGATGGCGGGCGGCAGCGCCGGGTACAGCGTGCTGCTGCTGGGTGAGCGGGACGCGGGCAAGCCGATCATCGGGGCCTCGGACCCGGACCGGTTCACGCTGGACGACGTGCCGCAGGCGCTGCGGGTGGCGGTGGACGAGAAGCAGGAGCTGACGTCCGGGAACGCCTACCCGTACCACGTGTTCTGGCTGCGGACGACGCGGAGCGGGACGCCGTACCTGGTGGGCGGGACGCGGATCACGGGCGGCGGGCCGACCGGCTACATGATGAAGTCGCTGGAGCCCGAGCGGCAGGACCTGAACTCGCTGGGCTGGTCGCTGGGTGTGGCGACGCTGCTGGCGCTGCTGGGTTCGGCGCTGCTGGCGCAGCTGGCGGCGACGACGGTGCTGAAGCCGGTGCACCGGCTGGGCGAGGCGGCGCGGCGGCTGGGCGAGGGCGAGCTGGACACCCGGCTGCGGGTGTCGGGCACGGACGAACTGGCCGAACTGTCACGGACGTTCAACGCGGCGGCGGAGAGCCTGCAGAAGAAGGTCGCGGACATGAGCGCGCGGGAGGAGTCCAGCCGCCGGTTCGTCGCCGACATGTCGCACGAGCTGCGGACGCCGATGACGGCGCTGACCGCGGTGCCGGAGGTCCTGGAGGAGGAGCAGGACGGCCTCGATCCGATGATCGCGCCGGCGGTGTCGCTGGTGATCAGCGAGACGCGGCGGCTGAACACGCTCGTCGAGAACCTGATGGAGGTCACGCGGTTCGACGCGGGTACGGCGAAGCTGGTCCTGGACGACGTGGACGTGGCGGACCAGGTCACGGCGTGCATCGACGCGCGGGCGTGGCTGGACGCGGTGGACCTGGACGCCGAACGGGGCATCGTGGCGCGGCTGGATCCGCGGCGGCTCGACGTGATCCTGGCGAACCTGATCGGCAACGCGCTGAAGCACGGCGGTTCGCCGGTGCGGGTGTCGGTGCGGACGACCGGCGACGAGCTGGTCATCGAGGTGCGCGACCACGGCCCGGGCATTCCGCAGGACGTCCTGCCGCATGTCTTCGACCGGTTCTACAAGGCGAGCGCGTCGCGCCCGCGGTCGGAGGGCAGCGGTCTGGGCCTGTCGATCGCGATGGAGAACGCGCTGATCCACGGTGGGGGCATCACGGCGGCCAACTCGCCGGACGGGGACGGTGCCGTGTTCACGCTGCGCCTGCCGATGGACGGTTCGGGCGTCGCCCCGGAGGGCGACCCGGACGCGGGTACGGGTGCGGAACGGAACGGCCAAGGGGATGAGGGGCAAGCGGAGTGA
- a CDS encoding VanZ family protein, which translates to MQRQGSGGSAAIRYRVAGLVLLFVHLVLVGWLTLRPLDVMWVTAANLEPLAGIKADLALGPAQAARRIAEGLLLLAPLGVLLPLADARLDVSPWASLARTVSAGALVSLGIELLQTAVPGRVVDVDAVLLNTVGVALAHLAVVPAWRARIRRRVRGGGGPAAPGSADRRSVAGRRRGRGGTLLREDVPQGATPTIPRVGIAP; encoded by the coding sequence GTGCAGCGTCAAGGTTCGGGCGGCAGCGCCGCCATCCGCTACCGCGTGGCGGGGCTCGTCCTTCTCTTCGTTCATCTGGTGCTCGTGGGGTGGCTGACGCTGCGGCCGCTGGACGTGATGTGGGTGACCGCGGCCAATCTGGAGCCGTTGGCCGGGATCAAGGCCGATCTGGCGCTGGGTCCCGCGCAGGCCGCGCGGCGGATCGCCGAGGGGTTGCTGCTGCTGGCGCCGTTGGGGGTGCTGCTGCCGCTGGCGGACGCGCGGCTCGACGTGTCGCCCTGGGCGTCGCTGGCCCGGACGGTGTCGGCGGGTGCGCTGGTGTCGCTGGGCATCGAGCTGTTGCAGACGGCGGTGCCGGGGCGGGTCGTCGATGTGGACGCGGTGCTGCTGAACACGGTCGGCGTGGCGCTGGCGCACCTGGCGGTGGTCCCGGCGTGGCGGGCGCGGATCCGGCGCAGGGTGCGCGGGGGCGGCGGTCCCGCGGCTCCGGGTTCGGCTGACCGGCGGTCCGTCGCGGGCAGGAGGCGGGGGCGGGGCGGGACCCTGCTGCGGGAGGACGTACCTCAGGGTGCGACCCCGACGATTCCCAGGGTCGGGATCGCCCCGTAG
- a CDS encoding PspC domain-containing protein → MAALARPRDGRMIGGVCAALARRFGTSATTMRVIFLVSCLLPGPQFLLYLALWMLLPQEKSANPAW, encoded by the coding sequence ATGGCCGCACTTGCCCGCCCTCGTGACGGACGCATGATCGGCGGAGTGTGCGCGGCGCTGGCACGGCGCTTCGGCACCTCGGCGACGACGATGCGCGTGATCTTCCTGGTGTCGTGCCTGCTGCCGGGCCCGCAGTTCCTGCTGTACCTGGCGCTGTGGATGCTGCTGCCGCAGGAGAAGTCCGCGAATCCCGCCTGGTAG
- a CDS encoding ATP-binding protein translates to MKQSAAKSLGVAALGAAFAVSAAGSAAAATAVPTGPALDTVSKALAVGETAELPGGAGEALAVTRGALDTVSSAAPSVPVETPVDPVMSLLGGLPLGNLPVGGSLPAAGLGG, encoded by the coding sequence ATGAAGCAGTCCGCTGCCAAGTCCCTCGGTGTCGCCGCGCTCGGTGCCGCTTTCGCCGTCTCCGCCGCCGGCAGCGCCGCCGCGGCCACCGCCGTCCCGACCGGACCGGCCCTGGACACCGTCAGCAAGGCCCTCGCCGTCGGCGAGACCGCCGAGCTCCCCGGCGGAGCCGGTGAGGCGCTGGCCGTGACCAGGGGTGCCCTCGACACCGTCAGCAGCGCCGCCCCCAGCGTCCCGGTCGAGACCCCCGTCGACCCGGTCATGAGCCTCCTCGGCGGCCTCCCGCTCGGCAACCTCCCCGTCGGCGGCAGCCTCCCGGCCGCAGGCCTCGGCGGCTGA
- a CDS encoding adenosine deaminase, with protein sequence MTSQSPTLPTADQIRRAPKVLLHDHLDGGLRPGTVVDLARATGYDALPETDPAKLGLWFREAADSGSLERYLETFAHTCAVMQTRDALFRVAAECAEDLAADGVVYAEVRYAPEQHLEGGLTLDEVVAAVNDGFREGERRAQAAGHRIRVGALLTAMRHAARALEIAELANAHRDAGVVGFDIAGAEAGYPPTRHLDAFEYLKRESNHFTIHAGEAFGLPSIWQALQWCGADRLGHGVRIIDDIRTAEDGTVTLGRLAAYVRDKRIPLEMCPTSNLQTGAVASYADHPIGLLRRLHFRVTVNTDNRLMSGTSMSREFELLTETFGYTLDDLQWFTVNAMKSAFIPFDERLAMINDVIKPGYAELKSEWLFKQTAVTSGSVGQKS encoded by the coding sequence ATGACGAGCCAGAGCCCCACCCTCCCCACCGCGGACCAGATCCGCCGCGCCCCGAAGGTCCTGCTCCACGACCACCTCGACGGCGGCCTGCGTCCCGGCACGGTCGTCGACCTCGCCCGCGCCACGGGCTACGACGCGCTTCCCGAGACCGATCCCGCCAAGCTCGGCCTGTGGTTCCGCGAAGCCGCCGACTCCGGCTCCCTGGAGCGGTACCTGGAGACCTTCGCGCACACCTGCGCCGTCATGCAGACCCGCGACGCGCTGTTCCGGGTCGCCGCCGAGTGCGCCGAGGACCTCGCCGCGGACGGCGTCGTGTACGCCGAGGTGCGCTACGCGCCCGAACAGCACCTGGAGGGCGGGCTCACCCTCGACGAGGTCGTCGCCGCCGTCAACGACGGCTTCCGCGAGGGCGAGCGGCGCGCCCAGGCCGCCGGCCACCGCATCCGGGTCGGCGCCCTGCTGACCGCGATGCGGCACGCGGCCCGCGCCCTGGAGATCGCCGAACTCGCCAACGCCCACCGCGACGCCGGGGTCGTCGGCTTCGACATCGCGGGCGCCGAGGCCGGCTACCCGCCCACCCGGCACCTCGACGCCTTCGAGTACCTCAAGCGGGAGAGCAACCACTTCACGATCCACGCCGGCGAGGCGTTCGGCCTGCCGTCCATCTGGCAGGCCCTCCAGTGGTGCGGCGCCGACCGGCTCGGCCACGGCGTGCGCATCATCGACGACATCCGGACCGCCGAGGACGGCACGGTCACCCTCGGCCGCCTCGCCGCGTACGTCCGCGACAAGCGCATCCCCCTGGAGATGTGCCCGACGTCCAACCTCCAGACCGGCGCCGTCGCCTCGTACGCCGACCATCCCATCGGCCTCCTGCGCCGACTGCACTTCCGCGTCACCGTCAACACCGACAACCGGCTGATGTCCGGAACGAGCATGAGCCGCGAATTCGAGCTGCTGACCGAGACCTTCGGTTACACGCTCGACGACCTGCAGTGGTTCACGGTCAATGCGATGAAATCAGCTTTCATTCCTTTCGATGAACGGCTGGCCATGATCAATGACGTCATCAAGCCGGGATATGCCGAGTTGAAGTCCGAATGGCTGTTCAAGCAGACCGCGGTGACCAGCGGTTCTGTCGGTCAGAAAAGCTGA
- a CDS encoding alpha/beta hydrolase — translation MALHALVGSGGAREPRLGRAVGGSGTASPVGGVVLLLADGEPRSGRRASPLAYAALRPLARRLARAGRDLGLVAHPVRYGGRGWNGPDARLAADARWAATEVVRRYGDVPVCLAGHGMGGRAALHAAGHAAVTSVLALAPWLPEDDMAAEPEPVRQLVGRQVMVVHGTNDARTAPELSYRLAERAKKVNRDTCRFEVHSDGHALRQHHDEVLSLAADFVLGALCDRPFSRPVADAFAAPPPLGLRMPLAAGFGKSLRP, via the coding sequence ATGGCACTCCACGCACTCGTAGGGTCGGGCGGCGCGCGGGAACCCCGGTTGGGGCGGGCCGTCGGGGGTTCGGGGACCGCGTCGCCGGTGGGCGGGGTGGTCCTGCTCCTGGCCGACGGCGAGCCCCGGTCGGGCCGCCGCGCCTCGCCGCTGGCCTACGCCGCGCTGCGCCCGCTGGCCCGGCGGCTGGCCCGCGCGGGGCGGGACCTCGGGCTCGTCGCGCATCCGGTGCGGTACGGCGGGCGGGGCTGGAACGGCCCGGACGCCCGGCTCGCGGCCGACGCACGCTGGGCGGCCACCGAGGTGGTACGCCGGTACGGCGACGTCCCGGTCTGCCTGGCCGGGCACGGCATGGGCGGGCGGGCCGCCCTGCACGCGGCCGGTCACGCGGCCGTCACGTCCGTGCTCGCGCTGGCGCCGTGGCTGCCGGAGGACGACATGGCCGCCGAACCCGAGCCGGTACGGCAGCTGGTGGGCCGTCAGGTCATGGTGGTGCACGGCACGAACGACGCGCGGACCGCCCCGGAACTGTCGTACCGGCTGGCGGAGCGCGCCAAGAAGGTGAACCGCGACACCTGCCGGTTCGAGGTGCACTCGGACGGGCACGCGCTGCGCCAGCACCACGACGAAGTGCTGTCCCTGGCGGCCGACTTCGTCCTGGGCGCGCTGTGCGACCGCCCGTTCTCCCGCCCGGTCGCGGACGCCTTCGCGGCACCACCGCCCCTGGGGCTGCGGATGCCGCTGGCCGCGGGCTTCGGCAAGTCGCTGCGGCCGTGA
- a CDS encoding LysR family transcriptional regulator, translating into MVHEYRSEGRLSPNSNEEETGLLLAPRLAYFAAVARHEHVTRAAQETGVPQSTLSRAVARLEEDLGVTLFARQGRTVSLTPAGRTFLTSVERALGEVERAADAVRSDADPAAGRVAFGFLHTMGSETVPGLLRAFRVDHPKVRFTLVQNYGEAMIERLRAGELDLCLTSPVPDAPDLVARRLDEQRLRLVVPDDHRLAGRKRIRLAEAADEAFVTLEPGYGLRRITDHLCAEAGFRPRVAFEGEEAETLRGLVAAGLGVALLPPPAVARPGVVELTVTAPRAVREIGVAWSAGHPDTPPVAAFKKFLLSQRGKLLREHLE; encoded by the coding sequence ATGGTGCATGAGTACAGGTCAGAGGGTCGGCTGTCACCGAACAGTAACGAAGAAGAAACGGGTCTGCTGCTTGCGCCTCGCCTCGCGTACTTCGCGGCGGTCGCCCGCCACGAGCATGTGACCCGGGCCGCGCAGGAGACCGGCGTCCCGCAGTCCACCCTGTCCCGGGCCGTGGCCCGGCTGGAGGAGGACCTGGGCGTGACCCTCTTCGCCCGGCAGGGCCGCACGGTGTCGCTGACGCCCGCGGGCCGGACGTTCCTCACCTCGGTGGAGCGGGCGCTCGGCGAGGTGGAACGGGCCGCCGACGCCGTACGGTCCGACGCCGACCCGGCCGCCGGGCGCGTCGCCTTCGGGTTCCTCCACACGATGGGCTCGGAGACCGTACCGGGTCTGCTGCGGGCGTTCCGCGTCGACCACCCGAAGGTCCGCTTCACGCTCGTCCAGAACTACGGCGAGGCGATGATCGAGCGGCTGCGCGCCGGCGAGCTGGACCTGTGCCTCACCTCGCCTGTGCCGGACGCGCCCGACCTGGTCGCCCGCCGCCTCGACGAGCAGCGGCTGCGGCTCGTCGTGCCGGACGACCACCGGCTGGCCGGCCGCAAGCGCATCCGGCTCGCGGAGGCCGCCGACGAGGCGTTCGTGACCCTGGAGCCCGGCTACGGCCTGCGGCGCATCACCGACCACCTGTGCGCCGAGGCCGGGTTCCGGCCGCGCGTGGCGTTCGAGGGCGAGGAGGCCGAGACGCTGCGCGGCCTGGTCGCCGCGGGCCTCGGCGTCGCCCTGCTCCCGCCGCCCGCCGTGGCGCGCCCCGGGGTGGTGGAGCTGACGGTGACGGCGCCGCGGGCGGTACGCGAGATCGGCGTCGCCTGGTCGGCGGGCCACCCGGACACGCCCCCGGTGGCCGCGTTCAAGAAGTTCCTGCTGTCGCAGCGGGGGAAGCTGCTGCGCGAACACCTGGAGTAG
- a CDS encoding MFS transporter produces the protein MSPASTKASTTPVDADTRLAPGRPGYRRMSLALFAAGVATFALLYSTQALLPAVSAEFAVTASAASWTVSAATGALALCVLPLSALSERFGRRALMTVSLVVAVAVGLLVPFAPSLEWLVALRAVQGAALAGVPASAMAYLAEEVRPKALVAAIGLFVAGNSIGGMSGRIVTGWAAQLWGWRAGLAAVGLMAAACVVAYRLLLPRARHFTPASLNPRVLAGTVRTHLSDPLLMRLYAIGALFMTVFGAVYTVIGFRLAEAPFSLSQGVVGSIFLVYLVGTVSSAAAGKLVGRMGRRGALYVAVTTTAAGLLLSLSGSLAAVLAGLVLITAGFFAGHAVASSSVSRTAKTGRAQASALYQSAYYLGSSVGGTLGAVAFHAGGWAGTVLLGLVAVLGVVSITLYGTHSARVQERRVVRASRAGTPCAAAVARH, from the coding sequence ATGTCTCCCGCCAGTACCAAGGCGTCCACGACACCCGTGGACGCCGATACGCGCCTTGCCCCCGGCCGGCCCGGCTACCGCCGCATGAGCCTCGCCCTCTTCGCCGCCGGCGTCGCCACCTTCGCCCTCCTCTACTCGACCCAGGCCCTGCTGCCCGCCGTCTCCGCCGAGTTCGCGGTGACCGCGTCGGCGGCGAGCTGGACCGTCTCGGCCGCGACCGGCGCGCTCGCGCTGTGCGTCCTGCCGCTGAGCGCCCTGTCGGAGCGGTTCGGCCGGCGGGCCCTGATGACCGTCTCCCTCGTGGTCGCCGTCGCGGTCGGCCTGCTGGTGCCGTTCGCGCCGAGCCTGGAGTGGCTGGTCGCACTGCGCGCCGTGCAGGGCGCGGCGCTCGCGGGCGTCCCGGCGTCGGCGATGGCGTACCTGGCGGAGGAGGTGCGCCCCAAGGCGCTGGTGGCGGCGATCGGCCTGTTCGTCGCGGGCAACAGCATCGGCGGGATGAGCGGCCGGATCGTGACCGGCTGGGCCGCGCAGCTGTGGGGCTGGCGGGCCGGGCTGGCCGCGGTCGGGCTGATGGCGGCCGCGTGCGTCGTGGCGTACCGGCTGCTGCTGCCGCGGGCGCGGCACTTCACGCCCGCGTCGCTGAACCCGCGGGTGCTCGCCGGGACCGTGCGGACGCATCTGTCGGACCCGCTGCTGATGCGGCTGTACGCGATCGGCGCGCTGTTCATGACGGTGTTCGGCGCGGTGTACACGGTGATCGGCTTCCGGCTCGCGGAGGCGCCGTTCTCGCTGTCGCAGGGCGTCGTCGGCTCGATCTTCCTCGTCTACCTGGTCGGTACGGTCTCGTCGGCCGCGGCCGGGAAGCTGGTCGGCCGGATGGGCCGGCGCGGCGCGCTGTACGTGGCGGTGACGACGACCGCGGCCGGGCTGCTGCTGTCGCTGTCGGGCTCGCTGGCCGCCGTGCTGGCGGGGCTCGTGCTGATCACGGCGGGCTTCTTCGCGGGGCACGCGGTCGCCTCGTCGTCCGTGAGCCGGACCGCGAAGACCGGCCGGGCGCAGGCCTCGGCGCTGTACCAGTCGGCGTACTACCTCGGCAGCAGCGTCGGCGGCACGCTCGGCGCGGTCGCCTTCCACGCGGGCGGGTGGGCCGGCACGGTCCTGCTCGGCCTGGTCGCGGTGCTCGGCGTCGTGTCGATCACGCTGTACGGCACGCACAGCGCGCGGGTGCAGGAGCGACGGGTGGTGCGCGCGAGCCGCGCGGGCACGCCGTGCGCGGCGGCCGTGGCCCGGCACTGA
- a CDS encoding L,D-transpeptidase family protein has translation MVVPLTVAVGPGTAQAATCTTQTGPYQKQVEKFLGRPVDGKQSPADCKAIRSFQLAHGITPSVGYAGPLTWRTMNTILAQRAAGKTPNKAGTCPVNKGRIACVDLTRQLSWIQDGSKLVFGPVPVRTGRDGAETRTGAKKIYWRSRNHWSTIYKVWMPYSQFFDGGQAFHSTTKSMYNPPGSGGCVNMRPNDAKAYWNLLKNGDDVFVYGRKPGT, from the coding sequence ATGGTGGTCCCGCTGACGGTCGCCGTGGGTCCGGGGACGGCGCAGGCCGCCACCTGCACGACGCAGACGGGTCCGTATCAGAAGCAGGTCGAGAAGTTCCTCGGGCGGCCGGTGGACGGGAAGCAGTCCCCGGCCGACTGCAAGGCCATACGGTCGTTCCAGCTCGCGCACGGCATCACGCCGTCCGTGGGGTACGCGGGTCCGCTCACCTGGCGGACGATGAACACGATCCTGGCCCAGCGGGCGGCCGGGAAGACGCCGAACAAGGCCGGCACGTGCCCGGTCAACAAGGGCCGGATCGCGTGCGTCGACCTGACGAGACAGCTCAGCTGGATCCAGGACGGGTCGAAGCTGGTGTTCGGGCCGGTGCCCGTGCGCACGGGCCGGGACGGCGCCGAGACCCGTACGGGCGCCAAGAAGATCTACTGGCGCAGCCGCAACCACTGGTCGACGATCTACAAGGTGTGGATGCCGTACTCGCAGTTCTTCGACGGCGGGCAGGCGTTCCACTCCACCACCAAGTCGATGTACAACCCGCCGGGCTCCGGCGGCTGCGTGAACATGCGCCCCAACGACGCGAAGGCGTACTGGAACCTGCTGAAGAACGGGGACGACGTCTTCGTCTACGGGCGCAAGCCCGGGACCTGA
- a CDS encoding sigma-70 family RNA polymerase sigma factor: MADVAAPEDMDARLEEYRTELTGYCYRMLGSAFEAEDAVQDTMVRAWRSLDRFEGRSSLRSWLYRIATNVCLDALGAGNRRARPMDLTTATPVAQAQLSARPEVTWLEPVPDGRVLPQAADPAETALSRESVRLAFVAALQHLPPKQRAVLILREVLAWKASEVAELLGTSVASVNSALQRARATLAASDPARTDTANPLDEEQRGLLDRYVAAFEAYDMAALTALLHEDATLSMPPYDLWLRGHDDIVGWMLGVGEVCRGSRLVPTVANGTPAFAHYHPDPEGGFSPWALMVVEIVDGKVSGITSFLDVKRWFPLFDLPDRLED; the protein is encoded by the coding sequence ATGGCCGATGTGGCGGCGCCGGAGGACATGGACGCCCGGCTGGAGGAGTACCGCACGGAGCTGACCGGTTACTGCTACCGGATGCTGGGCTCCGCCTTCGAGGCCGAGGACGCCGTGCAGGACACGATGGTGCGGGCCTGGCGCAGCCTGGACCGGTTCGAGGGCCGTTCGTCGCTGCGCTCGTGGCTGTACCGGATCGCGACGAACGTGTGCCTGGACGCGCTGGGCGCGGGCAACCGGCGGGCCCGCCCGATGGACCTGACGACGGCCACGCCGGTCGCCCAGGCCCAGCTGAGCGCCCGCCCCGAGGTCACCTGGCTGGAGCCGGTACCCGACGGGCGGGTGCTGCCGCAGGCCGCCGACCCGGCGGAGACGGCGCTGTCCCGGGAGTCGGTGCGCCTCGCCTTCGTGGCGGCGCTGCAGCACCTGCCGCCGAAGCAGCGGGCCGTGCTGATCCTGCGCGAGGTGCTGGCCTGGAAGGCGAGCGAGGTCGCGGAACTGCTGGGCACCTCGGTCGCGTCGGTGAACAGCGCGCTGCAGCGGGCGCGGGCGACGCTCGCCGCGTCGGACCCGGCGCGCACGGACACGGCGAACCCGCTGGACGAGGAGCAGCGCGGCCTGCTCGACCGGTACGTGGCGGCGTTCGAGGCGTACGACATGGCGGCGCTGACGGCGCTGCTCCACGAGGACGCCACGCTGTCCATGCCGCCCTACGACCTGTGGCTGCGGGGCCACGACGACATCGTGGGCTGGATGCTGGGCGTGGGCGAGGTGTGCCGGGGCTCGCGGCTGGTGCCGACGGTGGCGAACGGCACGCCGGCGTTCGCGCACTACCACCCGGACCCGGAGGGCGGGTTCAGCCCGTGGGCGCTCATGGTCGTCGAGATCGTGGACGGGAAGGTCTCGGGGATCACGTCGTTCCTGGACGTGAAGCGCTGGTTCCCGTTGTTCGACCTGCCGGACCGTCTGGAGGACTGA
- a CDS encoding STAS domain-containing protein — MKDTDPIVLKLADPIEPPDVPRLCAELAEQLGARASPGHVVVDVAALTRPGLAAVDALARLHLTARRLGHPLAVRNAGPQLLALLALVGLTELVSPPDGPAGRTTGTSASRPGTT, encoded by the coding sequence GTGAAGGACACGGACCCCATCGTTCTGAAGCTCGCCGACCCCATCGAACCCCCCGACGTCCCCCGCCTCTGCGCCGAGCTGGCCGAACAGCTCGGCGCCCGGGCCTCGCCCGGCCATGTCGTCGTGGACGTCGCCGCGCTGACCCGACCGGGCCTCGCCGCCGTCGATGCCCTCGCCCGGCTGCACCTGACCGCCCGGCGGCTCGGGCACCCGCTGGCCGTACGGAACGCGGGGCCGCAGCTGTTGGCGCTGCTGGCGCTGGTCGGGCTGACCGAGCTGGTCAGTCCTCCAGACGGTCCGGCAGGTCGAACAACGGGAACCAGCGCTTCACGTCCAGGAACGACGTGA
- a CDS encoding Uma2 family endonuclease yields the protein MSALTVDPPTAQGHEWDDVVRIWEETDAPEGCKVEIIEGIVTVSPTPTNSHNSIAAKVQRRLYTVIPEDWGIYQTLAVAIPSRLGMFIPDLVVAPESVLDEPGNYIPATATAAELVVEITSKSNATHDRVEKLNGYAAAGVPLYLLIDSWHVGRPTATLYGEPKNATYHVLDVVKFGDRIHLPAPFDLTIDTGEFPVPPLR from the coding sequence ATGAGCGCACTCACCGTCGACCCCCCGACGGCCCAGGGCCACGAGTGGGACGACGTTGTCCGGATCTGGGAGGAAACGGACGCACCCGAGGGCTGCAAGGTGGAGATCATCGAGGGGATCGTCACCGTGTCACCTACGCCCACCAACAGCCACAACAGCATCGCCGCCAAGGTTCAGCGACGCCTGTACACGGTGATCCCGGAGGACTGGGGCATTTATCAGACCCTCGCCGTCGCCATCCCCTCCCGCCTGGGCATGTTCATCCCCGACCTCGTCGTGGCCCCGGAGTCGGTTTTGGATGAGCCGGGCAATTACATCCCCGCCACCGCCACCGCCGCCGAGTTGGTCGTGGAGATCACCTCGAAGTCCAACGCCACCCATGACCGGGTCGAGAAACTGAACGGCTATGCCGCAGCGGGCGTGCCGCTCTACCTGTTGATCGACAGCTGGCACGTAGGCCGCCCCACCGCCACGCTGTACGGCGAGCCAAAGAACGCGACGTACCACGTGCTGGACGTGGTGAAGTTCGGCGACAGAATCCACCTTCCTGCCCCCTTCGACCTCACCATCGACACAGGAGAATTCCCCGTACCCCCCCTTCGATGA